Sequence from the Pseudomonas frederiksbergensis genome:
AGCTGGGCCGCCGAGCGCAACACCCGTGGCAACCGCCAGGGCGCGGCGCAACTGGGCAGCTGGTTGCCACGCCTGTTGAGCGAAGAAGCTTCGTCCTTGCAACTGCAACGTTACCAGCAGCAGCCAGAAGACCTGGCCGAGCAATTGCCGCGCATCGAACGCATCCAGGCCTGGCTGCATCATGCCCGCCAAGTGCTGGAAATTGCTGAGATGGACCGGCTCTACGGCGAATTGAACAAGCTGGCGCAATTGGCCAACGAACCGATCACCGACGAGCTTCTGGATGCGCGCAAGCAACAGGCGATCGCGGTGTATCAGAACCGGGCCTGGAAGACTTTGCTGCGCCTGTAACACCGCTTCGCGAGCAGGCTCGCACACAGGGGTTCAGCGTTAGAGTCAGATTTTGTGACCGCTGAAATTCAACTGTAAGAGCGAGCTTGCTTCGGACGGCGATCCGACGATGGGGCCAGCCCGCACACCTGCAGAAGCTTCAGCGCACCACCGGCAAACTCGTCGTGGACTTGATTTCCGACAGCGCCACGATCGAGTTCACTTCCTGGATCCCCGGCACCATCGACAGCTTCTCGAAAAAGAAGCGCTCGTAGGCCTCGATGTCCGCCGTGACAATGCGCAGCAAGAAATCCACCGACCCCATCAGCACGTAGCATTCCAGCACCTCAGGGAAGCCGCGGATCGCCTCGGTGAATTCGGTGAAATTCGAGCGTCCGTGAGCATTGAGCTTTATTTCGGCGAATATCTGCGTGTTGAGGCCGATTTTCTTGCGATCCAGCAGCGTCACTTGCCCGCGAATGATCCCCTCCTCCTTCATCCGCTGAATCCGACGCCAGCAAGGCGATTGGGACAGACCTACCTGCTCGGCGATCTGCGCACTGGAAAGCGAAGCGTCTTCCTGCAGCAAGGCCAGTATCCTGCGGTCATAAGCGTCCAGCTCGCTTTGCATAAATAAACCCCAGATAGATCAATATACGATTAATTCAATTCGGCTAATCCGCTCAATCAGCCCATCTTAGATAAGAAATACCCCGACGCCCATGTAAAGATTTCTCCCGAACTTCTGGAGACTTCCCCATGCCCTCATTGGAATCCGTCAGCACACCAGTGCTTCGTGCCGACGCCTGGCACACCGCCAACACCCATTGTCGCGCTCACTATCATTTGCTCGGGGAAGCCGAGCCGGACCTGCCCTGCCGGGTGCTCAATCTGTTTGCCTTGCAAGGCCTCACGCTGGAAACGGCGCGGATCGAGCGCCTCGACGATCTGCTGTCGATAGAGATCCTCTTGGCCGGGCTGAGCTGGCACCGCGCGCAAGTGATCGCCGAAAAATTGCGTAACCTAATCAGCGTCTGTTCGGTGGACTTGCAGGACGCCGATATTGCGCGGGCCGGGCCGGTCCTGGCGGCCGGTTGAGAGCATCCAGGCAAGAATTGGAAACGCATTGGTCGGGTAGTGGCCCAACGGTCCATAGGGTCGGGACTATTCTTTTGCAGAACGAGCCAGGACGCCGAAGCGTCTGTATCGCGGCTTTGCTGCATTAGTCCAATAGGAACCCGAACGCCCATGTCCACCAAACACGCCACTCAGGACCGCTGGCTGGACCTCAACGACCTGCTGCGCCAATTGGTCACCCAAGGCCTCATCAGCCAGGATTCGGCCGAGACTGCGCTCAATGCCCGCCGGCGCCATAACGCCAACAGCCAGCTACACCCATTGGAATTCATCGCCAACCAGCATCTCGACGACCTCAGCCGCCCCGGCAAGCGCCTGGACCTGGAGAACCTGACGCTATGGCTGGCCCAGCAGGCCGACCAGCCCTACATGCGCATCGACCCTTTGAAGATCAACGTGGCGGCTGTTACGCCGTTGATGTCCTACGCCTTTGCACAGCGCCACAAGATTCTCGCGGTCGCGGTGGATCGCGACGCCGTCACGGTCGCCAGCGCCCAGCCCTATGTCAGCAGTTGGGAATCAGACCTGACCCACGTGCTCAAATTGCCGGTCAAGCGCGTGGTGGCCAACCCCGTCGACATCCAACGCCTGAGCGTGGAGTTCTATCGACTGGCCAAGTCGGTCAGCGGCGCGACGACGGTCGACCAGCAACCCAGCAACCTGACCAATTTCGAACAACTGCTCAACCTGGGCGCCAGTGACCAGGAGCCGGACGCCAACGACGCGCATATCGTCAATATCGTCGACTGGCTGTTCCAGTACGCGTTCCAGCAACGGGCCAGCG
This genomic interval carries:
- a CDS encoding Lrp/AsnC family transcriptional regulator; the protein is MQSELDAYDRRILALLQEDASLSSAQIAEQVGLSQSPCWRRIQRMKEEGIIRGQVTLLDRKKIGLNTQIFAEIKLNAHGRSNFTEFTEAIRGFPEVLECYVLMGSVDFLLRIVTADIEAYERFFFEKLSMVPGIQEVNSIVALSEIKSTTSLPVVR